A single window of Intrasporangium calvum DSM 43043 DNA harbors:
- the paaD gene encoding 1,2-phenylacetyl-CoA epoxidase subunit PaaD: MSAASTRTAVAEAISRIPDPEIPVISIADLGILREVEVDDEARALVVTITPTYSGCPAMEAISARIRWEAQAHGYRADVVTRLSPAWTTDWMTDAGRAALGRFGIAPPGPASEGASERRGPVPVRLQRHVVACPHCRSDDTTEIAHFGSTACKALRRCNACLEPFDEFKAI, translated from the coding sequence GTGTCGGCCGCGTCGACGAGAACTGCTGTCGCGGAAGCGATCTCGCGGATCCCCGACCCGGAGATACCGGTGATCTCGATCGCCGACCTCGGCATCCTCCGCGAGGTGGAGGTGGACGACGAGGCGCGCGCCCTCGTCGTCACCATCACGCCGACCTACTCGGGCTGCCCGGCCATGGAGGCCATCAGCGCCCGGATCCGGTGGGAGGCGCAGGCCCACGGCTACCGCGCCGACGTGGTGACCAGGTTGTCGCCCGCCTGGACCACCGACTGGATGACCGACGCGGGCCGGGCCGCACTCGGACGCTTCGGCATCGCGCCGCCCGGCCCCGCCTCCGAAGGTGCGTCCGAGCGCCGCGGACCCGTGCCGGTCCGGCTCCAGCGGCACGTCGTCGCCTGCCCGCACTGCCGGTCCGACGACACCACCGAGATCGCCCACTTCGGCTCGACCGCGTGCAAGGCGCTGCGCCGCTGCAACGCGTGCCTCGAGCCCTTCGACGAGTTCAAGGCCATCTGA
- the paaC gene encoding 1,2-phenylacetyl-CoA epoxidase subunit PaaC: protein MAAHPSSAAYVLGLADDAMVYAQRLGEWMTNAPQLEEDMALGNIALDLLGQARALYPHVGSLDGTGRSEDDFAMLRDERDWRNVHLVEQERGDFGQEMARLLWFSTYQRELYAALLGSSDPVLSGVAGKALKEVRYHGDHAALWVVRLGDGTEESHRRMQAGLDGVLPYLPELFFDDDASVAAAAAGIGVRPSSLHETVTSQVAAVCEEATLDLLAPSWRARGGRAGIHSKPMGYLLAEMQHIARSHPGATW from the coding sequence GTGGCAGCGCATCCGAGCTCAGCGGCATACGTCCTCGGTCTGGCGGACGACGCGATGGTCTACGCGCAACGGCTCGGCGAGTGGATGACCAACGCGCCGCAGCTCGAGGAGGACATGGCCCTCGGGAACATCGCCCTCGACCTGCTCGGGCAGGCCCGGGCGCTCTACCCGCACGTCGGCTCGCTCGACGGCACGGGCCGCAGCGAGGACGACTTCGCGATGCTGCGCGACGAGCGGGACTGGCGCAACGTCCACCTCGTCGAGCAGGAGCGGGGCGACTTCGGGCAGGAGATGGCCCGGCTGCTGTGGTTCTCCACGTACCAGCGAGAGCTGTATGCCGCTCTGCTCGGTTCCAGCGACCCAGTCCTCTCCGGGGTGGCCGGCAAGGCGCTCAAGGAGGTGCGCTACCACGGCGACCACGCGGCCCTGTGGGTCGTGCGGCTCGGCGACGGCACCGAGGAGTCGCACCGCCGGATGCAGGCCGGGCTCGACGGGGTGCTGCCCTACCTGCCGGAGCTGTTCTTCGACGACGACGCGTCGGTCGCTGCTGCCGCGGCGGGGATCGGGGTGCGGCCGTCGTCGCTGCACGAGACCGTCACGTCGCAGGTTGCTGCGGTGTGCGAGGAGGCGACGCTCGACCTGCTCGCTCCCTCGTGGCGCGCGCGGGGCGGACGTGCGGGGATCCACTCGAAGCCGATGGGGTACCTGCTCGCCGAGATGCAGCACATCGCCCGCTCCCACCCGGGCGCGACGTGGTGA
- the paaB gene encoding 1,2-phenylacetyl-CoA epoxidase subunit PaaB translates to MTDAPESSTEKSWPLWEVFVRGKRGLSHVHVGSLHAPDAQLALRNGRDLYTRRQEGVSIWVVRASDIVASSPEEKDSFFDPAADKVYRHPSFYEVPEDVEYL, encoded by the coding sequence GTGACTGACGCCCCCGAGAGCTCGACCGAGAAGAGCTGGCCGCTCTGGGAGGTGTTCGTCCGCGGCAAGCGTGGCCTCTCGCACGTCCACGTCGGCTCGCTCCATGCGCCCGACGCGCAGCTCGCGCTGCGCAACGGCCGCGACCTCTACACCCGCCGCCAGGAGGGCGTGTCCATCTGGGTCGTCCGGGCATCCGACATCGTGGCGAGCAGCCCCGAGGAGAAGGACTCGTTCTTCGACCCGGCGGCGGACAAGGTCTATCGCCACCCGTCCTTCTACGAGGTGCCCGAGGACGTGGAGTACCTGTGA
- the paaA gene encoding 1,2-phenylacetyl-CoA epoxidase subunit PaaA, with amino-acid sequence MYGNDVIDPNEPLNAAETGAYDEALAHEDHREQVGSDFDALIAADQRIEPRDAMPDEYRQTLIRQIAQHAHSEIIGMQPEGNWITRAPSLRRKAILIAKVQDEAGHGLYLYSAAETLGVDRAELLDRLHEGKQKYSSIFNYPTLTWADCGAIGWLVDGAAIMNQVPLCRCSYGPYARAMIRVCKEESFHQRQGFEILWNLMRGTEAQQAMAQDAADRWWWPALMMFGPPDSGEAAKGGHTAQSMAWGIKRFSNDDLRQKFVDMMVPQAEKLGIVLPDPQLRWNAERGHYDFGPIDWDEFWRVLRGDGACNAERITQRRRAHEEGAWVREAANAHAAKQAAKQKESAA; translated from the coding sequence ATGTATGGCAATGACGTCATCGACCCGAACGAGCCGTTGAACGCGGCGGAGACGGGAGCCTACGACGAGGCCCTCGCGCACGAGGACCATCGCGAGCAGGTCGGGAGTGACTTCGATGCCCTCATCGCCGCCGACCAGCGGATCGAGCCGCGCGACGCGATGCCGGACGAGTACCGCCAGACCCTGATCCGCCAGATCGCCCAGCACGCGCACTCCGAGATCATCGGGATGCAGCCGGAGGGCAACTGGATCACCCGGGCACCGTCGCTCCGCCGCAAGGCGATCCTCATCGCCAAGGTCCAGGACGAGGCCGGCCACGGGCTCTACCTCTACAGTGCCGCCGAGACTCTCGGCGTCGACCGCGCCGAGCTGCTCGACCGCCTCCACGAGGGCAAGCAGAAGTACTCGTCGATCTTCAACTACCCGACGCTGACCTGGGCGGACTGCGGTGCCATCGGCTGGCTCGTCGACGGCGCGGCGATCATGAACCAGGTGCCCCTGTGCCGGTGCTCCTACGGGCCCTACGCCCGCGCGATGATCCGCGTGTGCAAGGAGGAGTCCTTCCATCAGCGGCAGGGCTTCGAGATCCTCTGGAACCTCATGCGCGGCACCGAGGCGCAGCAGGCCATGGCGCAGGATGCGGCCGACCGGTGGTGGTGGCCGGCGCTGATGATGTTCGGCCCACCCGACTCCGGCGAGGCCGCCAAGGGTGGTCACACCGCGCAGTCGATGGCCTGGGGCATCAAGCGGTTCAGCAACGACGATCTGCGCCAGAAGTTCGTCGACATGATGGTCCCGCAGGCCGAGAAGCTCGGCATCGTCCTGCCCGACCCGCAGCTGCGGTGGAACGCCGAGCGCGGCCACTACGACTTCGGCCCGATCGACTGGGACGAGTTCTGGCGCGTCCTCCGCGGCGACGGTGCGTGCAACGCCGAGCGCATCACGCAGCGACGCCGCGCCCACGAGGAGGGCGCCTGGGTCCGCGAGGCCGCCAACGCCCACGCCGCCAAGCAGGCAGCGAAGCAGAAGGAGAGTGCTGCGTGA
- a CDS encoding GNAT family N-acetyltransferase: MSQPHHHAPDHEDHSQHDHSQQAGPLADASVRVARLSDAPAVGFVQAVVFREAYAAVLAPEVTEQFQPQPFASAWRATLQGAASGDGVLLVACAGEQVVGFAAVGASSDPDAGDETAELLVLGVHPDARRQGHGSRLLHAVVDTARARGRSVLTAWPLASAEEVRAFLAAAGLAPDGAHRDRVVGPKGETVTEVRLTASVQDPADDRAVEESQ, translated from the coding sequence GTGAGCCAACCGCACCACCACGCCCCTGACCACGAAGACCACAGCCAGCACGACCACAGCCAGCAGGCCGGCCCCCTCGCCGATGCCAGTGTCCGGGTGGCTCGGCTCTCGGACGCCCCTGCGGTCGGGTTCGTCCAGGCGGTCGTCTTCAGGGAGGCGTATGCCGCTGTGCTCGCTCCCGAGGTGACCGAACAGTTCCAGCCCCAGCCGTTCGCGAGCGCCTGGCGGGCCACCCTCCAGGGGGCGGCCTCCGGCGACGGTGTGCTGCTCGTCGCCTGCGCGGGCGAGCAGGTGGTCGGTTTTGCCGCGGTGGGCGCCTCGAGCGACCCGGACGCGGGCGACGAGACCGCCGAGCTGCTCGTGCTGGGCGTTCATCCGGATGCCCGTAGGCAGGGCCACGGCTCGCGGCTGCTCCACGCCGTCGTCGACACGGCCCGGGCTCGGGGGCGTTCCGTGCTGACGGCGTGGCCGCTGGCGTCGGCGGAGGAGGTCCGGGCGTTCCTCGCGGCCGCCGGGCTGGCGCCGGACGGAGCGCACCGTGATCGCGTGGTCGGGCCGAAGGGTGAGACGGTGACGGAGGTGCGCCTCACCGCGTCGGTGCAGGACCCTGCGGATGACCGGGCGGTGGAGGAGTCGCAGTGA
- a CDS encoding AzlC family ABC transporter permease, with amino-acid sequence MTAGALAPAERRVVVREALSVGIATGAYGISFGALGVASGLDVWQTCALSLLMFTGGSQFAFIGIVSAGLHAAPAAIAASSLLGLRNGLYALELTQLLGVRGVRRVAAAHVTIDESTAVAIAQEDVRASRLGFWLTGLSVFTLWNLTTLVGALAGNALGDPKAWGLDAAASAAFTALLWPRLKNRDAVAIAVVAAVVAVVLAPNTAPGVPVIVAALAAFIAWRGPRRAGPATAPLLPQSETSEAEHRGREQQP; translated from the coding sequence GTGACGGCCGGGGCGCTGGCGCCCGCGGAACGTCGCGTCGTCGTCCGCGAGGCCTTGTCGGTCGGCATCGCCACCGGTGCGTACGGCATCAGCTTCGGCGCGCTGGGCGTGGCGTCCGGGCTCGACGTGTGGCAGACCTGTGCCCTGTCGCTGCTCATGTTCACGGGCGGGTCGCAGTTCGCCTTCATCGGCATCGTGTCGGCCGGCCTGCACGCCGCGCCCGCAGCGATCGCCGCCTCGTCCCTGCTCGGCCTCCGCAACGGCCTCTACGCACTCGAGCTGACGCAGCTGCTCGGCGTGCGGGGCGTCCGGCGAGTGGCTGCCGCGCACGTCACGATCGACGAGTCGACGGCGGTCGCGATCGCCCAGGAGGACGTCCGCGCGTCACGGCTCGGGTTCTGGCTGACGGGCCTCTCGGTGTTCACCTTGTGGAACCTCACGACCCTGGTCGGGGCCCTGGCCGGGAACGCTCTCGGCGATCCCAAGGCCTGGGGCCTCGACGCCGCCGCGTCCGCCGCCTTCACCGCCCTGCTGTGGCCACGTCTGAAGAACCGCGATGCCGTGGCCATCGCGGTGGTCGCCGCGGTCGTCGCGGTGGTGCTGGCGCCCAACACTGCACCGGGCGTCCCGGTCATCGTCGCGGCGCTGGCCGCCTTCATCGCCTGGCGTGGGCCACGGAGGGCGGGCCCGGCCACGGCCCCCCTCCTGCCCCAGTCGGAGACCTCCGAGGCGGAGCATCGCGGACGGGAGCAACAGCCGTGA
- a CDS encoding AzlD domain-containing protein yields MWVAILIAAGVAFGLKLAGYLVPADLLTEPHVKRVTAALPIALLAALVAIQTVTGEGGAWTLDARLAAVGVAIVALLFRAPFIVVVVLGAATAALLRLAGWS; encoded by the coding sequence ATGTGGGTCGCGATCCTCATCGCTGCGGGAGTCGCCTTCGGGCTCAAGCTCGCTGGTTACCTCGTCCCGGCGGACCTGCTGACGGAGCCGCACGTGAAGCGCGTCACGGCGGCGCTGCCGATTGCCCTGCTCGCCGCCTTGGTCGCGATCCAGACGGTCACCGGGGAGGGCGGCGCGTGGACCCTGGACGCCCGCCTCGCCGCCGTGGGGGTCGCCATCGTGGCCCTGCTGTTCCGCGCGCCCTTCATCGTCGTCGTCGTCCTCGGCGCGGCCACGGCGGCCCTGCTCCGGCTCGCCGGCTGGTCCTGA
- the dapB gene encoding 4-hydroxy-tetrahydrodipicolinate reductase — MTEIVCTLDLRADYSGGVSETSDVKVSVIGAAGRMGSEVCGAVEAAEGMRLVGRFDQGDDLGDLNGADVVVEFSVPDASPGNVAHCIDRGVHVVVGTTGWDDARLETLRGQLASAPPSSSGAPVGVLIAPNFAIGAILMMSFAAKAARFYESVEVIELHHPDKVDAPSGTAARTARLISAARAEAGLGEVPDATVHDPGGARGSRVDGVPVHSVRLRGLVAHQEVLLGGAGEMLTIRHDSFDRASFMPGVLAGVRRVADHPGLTVGLERYLGIG, encoded by the coding sequence ATGACCGAGATCGTGTGCACGCTCGACCTGCGGGCTGACTACTCTGGCGGCGTGAGCGAGACGAGCGATGTCAAGGTGTCCGTCATCGGTGCGGCCGGCCGCATGGGCTCGGAGGTGTGCGGGGCGGTCGAGGCGGCCGAGGGGATGCGGCTCGTCGGCCGCTTCGACCAGGGCGACGACCTGGGCGACCTCAACGGTGCTGATGTCGTCGTCGAGTTCTCCGTCCCCGACGCCTCGCCCGGCAACGTCGCCCACTGCATCGACCGCGGCGTCCACGTCGTCGTCGGCACCACCGGCTGGGACGACGCCAGGCTGGAGACGCTCCGGGGCCAGCTGGCGTCCGCGCCGCCCTCGAGCAGCGGTGCTCCGGTGGGCGTCCTCATCGCCCCCAACTTCGCGATCGGCGCGATCCTGATGATGTCCTTCGCTGCCAAGGCGGCTCGCTTCTACGAGTCCGTCGAGGTGATCGAGCTGCACCACCCCGACAAGGTGGACGCACCATCGGGCACCGCGGCGCGAACTGCCCGGCTCATCAGCGCCGCCCGAGCCGAGGCAGGGCTGGGCGAGGTGCCGGACGCCACCGTGCACGACCCGGGCGGGGCGCGCGGATCCCGGGTCGACGGGGTGCCGGTCCACTCGGTGCGCCTGCGGGGGCTGGTGGCCCACCAGGAGGTCCTGCTGGGGGGCGCCGGTGAGATGCTGACGATCCGCCACGACTCGTTCGACCGCGCCTCGTTCATGCCCGGCGTCCTCGCGGGCGTTCGGCGCGTCGCGGACCACCCGGGGCTCACGGTCGGCCTGGAGAGGTATCTCGGAATCGGCTGA
- a CDS encoding polyribonucleotide nucleotidyltransferase: MEGPDITFTEAVIDNGSFGTRKVRFETGRLAKQAGGAVVAYLDEDTMIMSTTSAGKTPKDQFDFFPLTVDVEERMYAIGKIPGSFFRREGRPTTDAILTCRLIDRPLRPTFKKGLRNEVQVIISVFALNPDHQYDVLAINAASASTQISGLPFSGPVGGVRVSLIDGQWVAFPNFSDIERSVFDMVVAGRVVGDDVAIMMVEAESTDSTWDLVKNEGKQAPTEEVVAEGLESSKKFIKVLCEAQAELAARAAKPVEEFPVFLDYEDDVFAAVESAVSADTAAALTIAGKTEREDRLDEIKAAVKAQLAGQFEGREKEISAAFRSVQKKLVRQRILRDKVRIDGRGLADIRALGAEVEVLPRVHGSAIFERGETQIMGVTTLNMLKMEQQLDTLSPQTRKRYMHNYNFPPYSTGETGRVGSPKRREIGHGALAERALMPVLPTREEFPYAIRQVSEALSSNGSTSMGSVCASTLSLLNAGVPLRAPVAGIAMGLVSDEVDGETRYAALTDILGAEDAFGDMDFKVAGTKEFVTAIQLDTKLDGIPATVLAGALTQARDARLHILDVMAEAIDVPDEMSPYAPRIITVKVPVDKIGEVIGPKGKMINQIQDDTGADISIEDDGTVFIGAVDGPSAEAARAAINAIANPTMPEVGERFLGTVVKTTTFGAFVSLLPGKDGLLHISEVRKLVGGKRIDNVDDVVKIGQKIQVELKEIDPRGKLSLAAVLPEGEQSAEKSEADDEAEAPAEA, from the coding sequence ATGGAGGGTCCAGACATCACCTTCACCGAGGCCGTCATCGACAACGGCAGCTTCGGGACGCGAAAGGTCCGGTTCGAGACCGGACGGCTGGCCAAGCAGGCCGGCGGCGCCGTCGTCGCGTACCTCGACGAGGACACGATGATCATGTCGACCACGTCCGCCGGCAAGACGCCGAAGGACCAGTTCGACTTCTTCCCCCTGACGGTCGACGTCGAGGAGCGGATGTACGCGATCGGCAAGATCCCCGGCTCGTTCTTCCGCCGCGAGGGTCGCCCGACCACGGACGCCATCCTCACCTGCCGTCTCATCGACCGGCCGCTGCGCCCCACCTTCAAGAAGGGGCTGCGCAACGAGGTCCAGGTCATCATCTCGGTGTTCGCCCTGAACCCCGACCACCAGTACGACGTCCTCGCCATCAACGCCGCGAGCGCCTCGACGCAGATCTCCGGTCTGCCGTTCTCCGGCCCCGTCGGTGGCGTGCGTGTCTCGCTCATCGACGGCCAGTGGGTCGCCTTCCCGAACTTCTCCGACATCGAGCGTTCGGTCTTCGACATGGTCGTCGCCGGCCGCGTCGTCGGTGACGACGTCGCCATCATGATGGTCGAGGCCGAGTCGACCGACTCGACGTGGGACCTCGTCAAGAACGAGGGCAAGCAGGCGCCGACCGAGGAGGTCGTCGCCGAGGGCCTCGAGTCGAGCAAGAAGTTCATCAAGGTGCTGTGCGAGGCGCAGGCCGAGCTCGCTGCCCGGGCGGCCAAGCCCGTCGAGGAGTTCCCCGTCTTCCTCGACTACGAGGACGACGTGTTCGCCGCGGTCGAGTCCGCCGTCTCGGCTGACACCGCCGCTGCGCTGACGATCGCCGGCAAGACCGAGCGCGAGGACCGCCTCGACGAGATCAAGGCCGCCGTCAAGGCGCAGCTCGCCGGGCAGTTCGAGGGCCGGGAGAAGGAGATCTCCGCGGCCTTCCGATCGGTGCAGAAGAAGCTCGTCCGTCAGCGCATCCTGCGCGACAAGGTCCGCATCGACGGCCGTGGCCTCGCCGACATCCGCGCCCTCGGCGCCGAGGTCGAGGTCCTGCCGCGCGTCCACGGGTCGGCGATCTTCGAGCGTGGCGAGACCCAGATCATGGGTGTCACGACGCTCAACATGCTCAAGATGGAGCAGCAGCTCGACACGCTGTCGCCGCAGACGCGCAAGCGCTACATGCACAACTACAACTTCCCGCCCTACAGCACCGGTGAGACGGGTCGCGTCGGTTCGCCGAAGCGTCGCGAGATCGGTCACGGGGCGCTCGCCGAGCGCGCGCTGATGCCGGTCCTGCCGACCCGTGAGGAGTTCCCCTACGCGATCCGCCAGGTGTCCGAGGCGCTCAGCTCCAACGGGTCGACGTCGATGGGCTCGGTGTGCGCATCGACGCTGTCGCTGCTCAACGCCGGGGTGCCGCTGCGCGCGCCGGTCGCGGGCATCGCCATGGGCCTCGTCTCGGACGAGGTCGACGGCGAGACGCGCTATGCCGCCCTCACCGACATCCTCGGTGCGGAGGACGCCTTCGGCGACATGGACTTCAAGGTCGCCGGGACCAAGGAGTTCGTCACGGCGATCCAGCTCGACACGAAGCTCGACGGCATCCCGGCCACCGTCCTGGCCGGTGCGCTGACGCAGGCCCGTGACGCTCGCCTGCACATCCTCGACGTGATGGCCGAGGCCATCGACGTGCCCGACGAGATGAGCCCGTACGCTCCGCGGATCATCACGGTGAAGGTCCCCGTCGACAAGATCGGTGAGGTCATCGGCCCGAAGGGCAAGATGATCAACCAGATCCAGGACGACACGGGCGCCGACATCTCGATCGAGGACGACGGCACCGTCTTCATCGGCGCGGTCGACGGCCCGTCTGCCGAGGCGGCTCGCGCGGCGATCAACGCCATCGCGAACCCGACGATGCCCGAGGTCGGCGAGCGCTTCCTCGGCACGGTCGTCAAGACGACGACCTTCGGTGCGTTCGTGTCGCTGCTGCCCGGCAAGGACGGCCTGCTGCACATCTCCGAGGTGCGCAAGCTCGTCGGCGGCAAGCGGATCGACAACGTCGACGACGTCGTCAAGATCGGCCAGAAGATCCAGGTCGAGCTCAAGGAGATCGACCCGCGCGGCAAGCTCTCGCTCGCGGCTGTCCTCCCCGAGGGCGAGCAGTCGGCGGAGAAGTCCGAGGCGGACGACGAGGCAGAGGCTCCGGCCGAGGCCTGA
- the rpsO gene encoding 30S ribosomal protein S15, with translation MPLEADVKKQIMTEYATKDGDTGSPEVQIAMLTQRIKDLTEHSRAHKHDHHSRRGLLLLVGRRKRMLRYLEATDIERYRSLIKRLGLRR, from the coding sequence ATGCCATTGGAAGCTGACGTGAAGAAGCAGATCATGACCGAGTACGCCACCAAGGACGGCGACACCGGCTCCCCCGAGGTGCAGATCGCGATGCTGACGCAGCGCATCAAGGACCTCACCGAGCACTCGCGGGCACACAAGCACGACCACCACAGCCGCCGCGGGCTCCTCCTGCTCGTCGGCCGCCGCAAGCGCATGCTGCGCTATCTCGAGGCGACCGACATCGAGCGCTACCGTTCGCTGATCAAGCGCCTCGGCCTGCGTCGATGA
- a CDS encoding DUF6131 family protein, producing the protein MIILGIILLLIGWLASIQILTTIGIILIVIGAVLWILGATGRAVGGRKNWY; encoded by the coding sequence ATGATCATCCTGGGAATCATCCTGCTGCTCATCGGCTGGCTGGCCAGCATCCAAATCCTCACAACCATCGGGATCATCCTGATCGTCATCGGTGCGGTCCTCTGGATCCTCGGAGCCACCGGCCGCGCGGTCGGCGGACGAAAGAACTGGTACTAA
- a CDS encoding NAD(P)H-dependent oxidoreductase subunit E, which produces MTHATSPSSGLDLRRSETVRRLAEQHATDRGALMVVLHAAVAELGHLERTDVETIADVLNLSVADVHGVVSFYKDFRTDPAPAHTVHLCRGEACQAVGAESVFAQARAQLAHRDDVEVDEVFCLGNCALGPSAMVDGRLHGRLSGERLLGLTEEWVR; this is translated from the coding sequence ATGACGCACGCGACGAGCCCGAGCAGCGGGCTGGACCTCCGACGGAGCGAGACGGTGCGCCGGCTCGCCGAGCAGCACGCGACGGACCGCGGGGCCCTGATGGTCGTGCTGCACGCGGCCGTGGCCGAGCTCGGCCACCTCGAGCGGACCGACGTCGAGACCATCGCCGACGTGCTCAACCTGTCGGTCGCCGACGTCCACGGCGTCGTGTCGTTCTACAAGGACTTCCGCACGGATCCGGCGCCGGCGCACACCGTGCACCTCTGTCGGGGCGAGGCCTGCCAGGCCGTCGGCGCCGAGTCGGTCTTCGCACAGGCCCGCGCGCAGCTCGCCCACCGGGACGACGTCGAGGTCGACGAGGTGTTCTGCCTCGGCAACTGCGCCCTCGGACCTTCCGCCATGGTCGACGGGCGGCTCCACGGACGGCTGTCCGGCGAGCGCCTCCTCGGCCTCACCGAGGAGTGGGTCCGATGA